The Cydia strobilella chromosome 13, ilCydStro3.1, whole genome shotgun sequence genomic interval GTCTAATTTATCTAGGCCATCCTTATTGCAAGGTTCCATTAGAAATGACCCATAGTCTATATGGCTGCGTATGATGGCATTGTATAGTAGCTTCTGGCAATAAGGGTGAGAGCCCCACCAAACACCTGATAATGCTCGcagaatattaatatttttttcacatttactcAGTACATATTTGTGATGTGAGGAGGCCGACATTTTGTGGTCTAAAATAACACCTAGAAATTTTACTGACTCTTTACTTGGTATCATGACACCACCATAACGGACATCTGCAGGAGGCATGATCCTTCTGCGACTGAAAGTCACTAAACAACTTTTTGTTGGCGATAGGGTAAGACCATGTTCATCAAGCCAATCTTTGAGGTAACCCAGCGCTGTATTCAGACTAGCAGTGGCTTTGTCCATTGAGTTTGCTGAGGTGTATAAGACCAGATCATCAGCATACTGCAAGACATTACAGAAGGAAAGGACAGATTGTTCCAAGTCGTAGGTGTAGATACTGTAAAGCAGGGGGCTGAGTACAGATCCTTGCGGGAGACCTCGCCACAAAGTCCGAGGCGGGTAATAGGAATTAccatttctaattttaattgaccTACCCATGAATAAGTTGGTGACAATATGTACAATCTTCGCGGGAATGCTCAgatgaagcatttttgccctgaGCACCGGAAGAAGGACATTGTCGTAGGCCGCAGAGATATCTAGGAAACATCCCAGAAGATATTCGTTTTTCGAAAAGCTTAGTCGGATATCAGTTGCTAAAATGTTTAAACTGTCCATTGTACTACGGCCCTTTCGGAAGCCAAACTGCGTGTCAGCTAGAATACCTTTGTTTTCCACAAACCATTCGAGTCTGTTTTTAACCAGATGTTCCAGTATCTTTCCCATTGTCGCGGACAGGGCAATCGGGCGATATGAGCTAGCCTCGTCTGGGTTTTTAGACGGTTTTAGGATTGGAATAATGACTTGGGTCTTCCAGTCAACAGGGATCTCTCCCGTGCCAAAGGCATGGTTTAGAATACCAAGCAGGTACTCCTGTGAGGATGTATTTAACTTAGATAGGAAACAGTATGGTATGCCATCCTCTCCCGGTGTAGTATCTCTCAATCCACTAAGCACTAGACTAAGCTCTGAGAATGAGAAAGGCATGTCTAGAGAGCTCCCGGTGCCTGGCAGCGGGGGAAGTAACAAACAGGATGCTTCAGGGACAGTTGGCGGGGCAAGTTTATCTGCAAAGTCTGACAGCCAGGAAGAATCTGTGGTGGCCATAGATTCTGGATTAAACGAACCCCTGAACCTCCTTATATTCCGCCATATAAGTGATGTAGGGGTTCTAGGAGATAAATTCTCGCAGAACCCCTTCCATCCCCTCTTTTTTGCCTTTGCTAGGAAGCGTTTTGTACGGGCCGAGatttttttgaaagaaatgtAGTCTTCCAAATTTCCTGTATTGTTGAAATCCTGCTCAGCGGCATCTCTTTTTTTAACGGCTGCCGTACAGTCTGCGTTCCACCACGGGGGtgatgggattttgagtttagCAGGTTTCTTTTTTGGTATATATTTATCGGCGGACtctattaacacatttttaaattttatatatttttcatcctGACTTATTTCGCTCGTGTCCCACTCTTTCATATGTTCCTCTATAAATAATGCATAATTGGGCCAGTCTGCTGATTGAATTTTGTGTTTCAGAAGAGGTTCGGGGGAAGGAGATGGAAGAATAGAAGAAGGCTTGGTGATAATAATCGGGAAATGGTCACTGCCAAACGACTGGCGTAATACCCTCCAGGATAGTAAAGAAGACAAACTCGGGGAACAGACAGATAAATCGGGAACTGATTGGGGGTTCTGGCCTGGGTATACCCGATGCGTGGGAGTTCCGTCATTAACAACTCCTACATTGATTTCATCGAACAAATCCAGCAGGGCTGATGAAAACGCATCCGAATGGTATGACCCCCAGGACATATTGTGACAATTAAAGTCCCCTAAAATCATAAGAGGAGGTGGAATCGATTTGAGAATAGATTGTAATTCATGCATATTAACTACTTCAGGATGGGGGATATATATAGAGATGAAATTAATGCCCATAACCCTGGCAGCTACGGCATTAATAAGGCCGTAACAGCTGGCCGCGCGTCCGCGGTGTTGCCATGAACCCTGTGGAGCATCCTCATGGTGGTGGGAATCATCAGCATATTGGCAAGGCTTCGACGGTGAAGAGAGGAGCATCAGCTGGTCGCAAGGTCGGCCTCATTGCCGCCCGAAGGACTGGTAGGGTTCATGGTGGAAAAACAAATGCAACGAAATCAGAATAAGGGAAGTTGTCAgagattaaaaataaagaaataaacaaacTATGACTTATTACTTTACGGCCCTAGTTGGTTTATCCAACTAAAATCATTGTTAGGGTTCAAGTACCGTAAACTCGGGTAACTATAGAGTATAGTCCTATAATACAACTATGATCCAGTTTTTAACATTGATTATTAATGAGCCTTTTTAATTTGTActcattacatttattttggagcttagataTACTAATGATTTTCCTATATCTATTAGATACTCaagataatttgaaaaatatctatacatattttactggaagTTAAATTTGGACCATAattgtaagttgtggactaaaaTTACCCGAGTTTACCGTAACCCTCTAGGTTAAAATTCGGttaagcatttaaaaaaacgagaaaatttaacaaaaaagtaTAAGTCAGCAATACAAGGCGGCAGTTTTATTGTGTAACCTACAAAgagaatttcatacaaaacctaCTGAACCCACAGGTAGCTATGCTTTCAATAAGCAACTGCACCTTAACTATAAATTGAGTATACCATGGACTCTACacaattttttaagattttttctcCTTCTCAGTACTACCTATATCCCCTACTGATGATACATCAATGACATTACCAAAGTTGGTTTCTTTATCAATGATAGATGTAGTTGGTTCAAAGTTAACCTCGTTACCAAAGTTGGATGTGGTATCAACAGCCTTCACCTTCTGCGACTGTGTCCACATTTCCTCAAACTCATCGTCATCAGAATCAATGTCAGAGTCACTCTTTTGCTTTGATTCACTGCTCTTATTCCAGCAGTACTCAAACGGGTAGCTGACATTCCTGTTGTCGTCTGGAGCTATTTCGAAACGGGAGGAGAGTGAGTTGTACGTAGTGTGGACTCCTTCCAGTAAGTTAACATCCACTTCTTCGAAACCTGTGATGGACTTGAAGAGTTCTTCTGCTGTCTTTACGTCTGGCACCCCCTTTTTCTCAAAAAACTGAAATTTAACAAGTATTTATGTAAACAAAGCAGGAAAAACATGATAGTATTTCAATGAAGAGTTTCAAGGATAATTTGTACTGTACACAATGATATCAGCGTCtttaatttgcattatttaGCGGTCGTGCATATTGTTTGAAACAAACACATTTACACACATTATGCAATAATGACGCAGTTTTACACAAGTTTGTTTTGAATGAAGATAAGACTATTTATATGTTGTGTAGGCCTACGAGGCTCAAATGAGAGTGAGAGGAAGAGTTCAGTGAGATTCACCTAAGACAGTGAGATTTACCTTAGACGGTAAAGTCTGAACGCGTACCATTGTCAgagacaatggtacacaatgggcgaccgctcgcacaaaagaaaagCAGATTACCATCTTAGGTGAAAGTCATTTAAGGAGATGCACtctatatgtaaaaaaaaaacttacattgCTGATATTACGGCAATCCCTGAGCAGGAACTCTAATCCATTAGGATGGTCCGGCTGCACGGACTGCGACACATCAATGAACCAGCACTTGTTCTCCCACCACAGGATGTTATACTCCGACAGGTCCGCATGGATCATGTGCCCCTCCCTGTACAGCTTATGAACAACGTCCACAACCTCCTTGTACACACTCTCCCATTTCTCAGGGCTTAGGATTGCATCTCGCAGCTTCGGTGCAGGCTTATTATCCCTGCCAATGAAGGACATGACTAGGATATGTTTCTTCAGACAAATCATGTCAGGGCAGTTCAAACCGATCTTCTGCATCCTCATCATGTTATGCATCTCTTTCTCGGCCCACATATGAACGATTTTCCTTGGGTTTTGCTTAGAAAAGCGGTCTTTGAACCGATAATCAGCTTTAATATATTTATCGCGAGTTTTGAACTCATTCAAAGTAGTTTTGAACACTTTGATGGCACATTCTTTAGGCAGGATCATGTCTGGGAATGAAGGATCGCTGTTAGCGTGGAGTACGACCGATTCCTTCCCGGTTGAGATTATACCATTAATGTCCTCCAACATTCCATTATTGATGAGCTTGAAGAGAATCAGGCGAGTAGCTTCATCGAGACCCATTTCAGCAGTAGCTTGGCTTTCTTTGCGGTCCAACATCTTATGCCTACGCGACTGGTGGTGTCTAGTTTGTTCCTTCAAATGGTTGTAAACAGAGTTTGGCAGTTTCATGTCGAATCCAGCGCCGTCGCCCGTGCACACCTCTGGCGGGAAGGCCATGATGCGGCACGCGTTCCGACGACCGTTGATCACGCTGTCGTGCTTGGTTACCATCTCTCCATCCTTGATAATGTACCCACGTTTCGGCAGACTCGCGTATTCCTTCTCGTTCGTCTCAAACCGATCCCAGTCTCTCTTAGCTGAGACTTCCACATCATCTTCCGAATCTGAGTCGTACACGAGATTTTCGGGCACATTGCGGTAGTTATCATATGACACGGAAACTTTGGCATCTCCGTTGCGCTTCTTTTCGACTCTCTTGATTTCGTCATCGTATTCTTTGTCGAACTGACATTGCAACACTTTTGCAATAATAGCATCCGAATCGCAGTATTCTGTCAAGTTAGCATCCTGTAACTGCTGCAGGATCTCCGGAGGAATATCGTCGGATGACGATGGACTCACTTGCTGATCAGATATCAGTTCCGCAAACTTTATTTCTTCTTGGACCTGCAGTCCTTTCGCATATTGTTCAGACATTATGTCCGATAAGTTTTCTGCCGTAACGGGCTCTAAAACTTTTTTCCAGGGATTCGACATTTTgtgttacttatttattaacaatatcacaGACGTTTCTataggaaataaataaagatttaggataaaataaataatttcgcaACAATTATCTACACGATGTACGTACGATAAATTTAGTGAACGGGAGTGAACCACAGGTTATATTATAAAGTGCAAATCACAGACAATGTAGACAGCAAAACGTCAGATTCCATAAACTGTGTACTCTTTAAGAGCACAGGCATTGCCATACAGCcgaaagtatatttttattgtatagtttgtcaaaggactgtctcatttcaaacatagacagagagaatcatactatctttgtcttacactagtactagcacccaaaagaaaaggatgagtatagtttttttttgttcttatttactaacaatttggtttgaccaactatagtaataATCATAGTAGTTTATTATAGactatagagttagaccaagctaagttggcagcgattttgatagcccaatctgtgcaagtgttatttaaacgtccgTCATAATgactcataatttcatagaagtttgacgtttaaaataacacttgcacagcctgggctatcaaaatcgcttgATCTAACTATTAAGGATAGTATCTATAGTCAGAGGCAATATAGTATTAATTTATAGCATAGAGTTTAGGGTATAAGGGCTATTGCTCTCAAAATTGTAATCCTTTTTCCGGGCCTAGCTCTTCCAGGACAATGATAAGATTATGATTGTTCAATAAAACTCCCATCtgatttttaacttttatttatacCCTAAGCTCATTTCGCGGCCTTCTTGCTGATCCTGGGGTTGGCCTGTTGCGCTTTGTACACCTTCACCAACTTCTGTTCCTCGATGAGGAACGCGCGGACGATGCGCTGTTTGACGCACTTGTGGCAGAGGACGCCACCGTACGCGCGCTTGACGGTCTTCTTGCGGTAGCAGAGACGGGAGCGCTCAGCGGGGCGCGCCGGCTGGATGCCGCGGAGCTTGCTCTTGCAGTTGCCGCATCTCGGGATCTTCTTGGGCTTCTTGACGTATTGGTAGACTAGGCGGCCGCCAGGGGTGCGCACTCTGGAATTTAGAAAGATGGTAAGTATCAAGTTATTAATAGTTTTTgggtgagagagagagagagagagaggaatAGTGGTGTTGGCTTTACCCCTCATTGTCATTTGTATCTTGGAGCATTACACAAAATagtcccgtacaaacgcgaattttctgaagatttgcaaGTATAATGCTGTAATGAAGCTCTCTGAAGAATTTTAATCATTTAGCCTATTTTGTTTAATCTCAATAAGGCTTGCGTTTTTGGCACTAGTCGACAATGCATAAAGGTAATAGGTATAGCTGAATACTTTAATGCATAGAAAACAACCTTAAACCTCTTAATCTCTATCTTTATCTCTTGGTAAAGAGCCACTGCCTACTAGGCTACGAAACCGTTATATTTagacatgatatgaaattaggCATATAACCAGCATGTGTTGTTTCCCCAAATAAATACGCCATATCATTGAAGTGAATAAAAGTGACCATAGTAATAAGTTACTAAAATAAGAGGTGCAAAGACAGCACTACTCAATTTATTGATAATTCtcgattaaataatttaataaacgtAAAGTATcacaatttcatattttttgttgttttttattaaagaatCTATTAAAAATATGATGAACCCTAATTCCGGAACCAGTTCTGGAATTCCGGAATTGGGACCCATTATCGAAAATCAGTTCCGGAATTGGAAACCTTTCGATATTGCAAGCCCTATCTGCTACCattgtcaaaaattttcaaagACCACTCTTTCTTTTGCAAAACTGATCCAATACTCCATAGATCTTGCCTAGGCTATTTGCAAGGTAGCTCACAGAATAGTAAATACACTATTAACTGAGTGGAATCTTGTACTTCAGTGGATTtggtatttaaaatgtaaaattttcaaGACTGACCAaaagtaatcgaatttaaactatcgtgagtcaTACTAACTTGCTAACTTAACGGTTTCTCGCGCGACATGTCTCGAAGAGCCTAGGTCTACCCCGCCAGTAggcccgtcgtgaccgctactcactcaggcactgttagtgcttgaaaatggagacctaggctctccgaaacatgtcgcgcaagtgactaaaaatacgtgagtgaaaccgctaagttagctaagtgaCCAAAAGTACATAGTCTAGCTAGTGTACAGCCACTACAGACCTTTTTGTGTTAACCAACAATGTATaagataatataggtatataattttaaaatagaacaCTAAGTCATGTTTAAAATTGACTTCTGTGATTAtcttatttacaaattaatgcTCAAGGCAGACCATTCACATAAAACGATTGTTTACATTGATTGTAGAAAGTACTAAATGCAGTACCTAACCTTAATGATTGATAAACAGGCTAGGctagaaaaacattgtgtgaaGTGTAGATTACAGAAACTTACTAGAAATTGTCTGTAGCCTAAACGTAACGATGTAATTCTTTTACAGAGATTTAAATAGGTAGTTAAATGCAAGGACACATGTTCAGTGTCTTAAATATCTGCCTAGGACTTGCACCAAATCCAGTTACAGACTTTAGAGGTTATGTTAAAGGTAAACTTTAAAATTGTAAGACGGATATTTGTAAGTAATCATGTAATTTCGTTACCTGTGATGATCTGCAAGAGTATCAATGTCATAAAACAAGTAAAAACACTCACATCCTCCTCTGGTTTGATTTGGTATTGTACGACAGACGTCGTCTGAACGTTAGCCGCTGCACCATCTTGAAGCTGAAATATtaaagaaattataaattacaCATACACGGCACTGTAATGCACTATTTACTGCatcatttgtatatttttatcgcCGGATTAATATAGATTTTAAGAAATCCTTTAAAAACACACAAATGTCCAACCTTTTTGACAGCTCTtgacaagaaaagaaaaatagatTTTACGTTGGCAATACCATTGGCTGGTTGGTTCTCTTTGTTTATAATCtctaaaacaccataaaatatCTTGTAATAATTGATGAATTTATCATCAAAAGAATAaaagagaaaagaaaataacgaaaaataaagtgcataacaaaataaatgtaaaaggaTTGCGTGAACGATAGTGttctacaaattaaattattcgcttacaaaaataatttcgtGATGTAGAAAATGGGTTTAGAGCAAAGTTTAgagtattttttaaacagtCTTAACTGCTACTAACTTTGCTTTGCAAGTTTGCACCAACGAGAACAATCTTGAAAAAAGGACGTTTTTTTAAAGCTTGCAACccataaattgtaaaatggcCGCTGTGTGATGTTTGTGGTGAtgttatttgtgttttgtatCGCTGAATCGTGTTTTTAAAGTGAATTCTGGCTGATAATGGGTGAGTTTTATGGTTTTCTACTGCCATAGTATATTAAATACAAGTTGTTACAATTTAATTTCACGGAACAGCAATGTAACTAAATTTACGTACAAAAACCAGAATCCTTTTAGTTTGTCCGACTAACTAGCCTTTGAGAGAGTTTACTTGCACGTGAATGAATGTATAACATCTTTAAATTAATCTGTTATCTAATAGCAATAAAGCCAAGTAGAAAAACTTGACCAACTGCTGAACATTAGAAGTTATCCGTGTATcacagttagaacaaaaaaaaactgatccTGTATTGGTCTAGTTTTGGTTAACTACTTGTTTTGTTAACAACACACTTATTTTTCtatcaataatattaataaattaagtaactttagtattaaaattaattgatgCAATGAATTCACTGAAATATCCTACTTGTTCATGACTGAAGAATTTAGTTCTACAGACAGgtttatctttttaattttaattccttttttttattcatatctaaactATTCTAGCTACACATTTGTATCAAGATGCATATAGTAACCAGACAAGAAGTGTGTGTTTGTTATCCAACAGATCTGTTAGCATATTTGTCAGTAGATGTCACTACAGTACAGTTTCCATTATCAGAAGGGCGCGGGGGGAGAtagtaaacaaaaatattgctAGCATGGAAACCGTTTATGAAATATGAAGGACATACTCTGATACCAACCTTGTAAAATTTACTATTTGTTTGTTAGAAGTAAAAATAAGGAGTCAAAATATGTTTTGGTCTTATAGGAACTCTTGGGGATACCTTTGTATTGCATATGTGAAATGTGGACCAAACTGTGTGGTGAGCAGCGGATAATAATACATTTCTAATACTAAAAAGGTCCTCCCAAAGTTCAACGATGCTTGCAACTTCAGGGATGGTATCATGTGCATTCCCAACCCAATGTAGTTGATCATAACTTGCTTGAGTGAAGTGTTTAATCTTTTATAGGGTGTAATCTGTATTTTAAGGCAAAAATTACCACCCTTATAGCatcatctttttgcattttttacttacaaataatttatatgatTAATAGCAAAGAGGCTTGAAttgtggatttttttaaatatctgtcaaaggtttaaaaatattaccaGTAAAAAATGTATTGTTAGGAAGGCATTAAGGCATTAATTCATATTATTTGAACACCatattttcttataaaattatcaaattttaaaatcattttgaTTCACATCATCAAGTTAAGTCATCCATCCTGAATTGTATCCTGCTGGCGCCAATGCCAATTCTCAATAAACCataattgaaatttgaatcaCTGGTTTGACTGGGTAGTATTCAAATCATACAAATTGTTACTTCAATTGAGTTAAGCGGTCCTGATGTCATGACAATAAGTCCTTGTTAATTTAAGatgtaaaataagtacctactctcATAAAACCATAGGGGCATGAATGAAAGGATGCTTTGCTACACGAGTTCTAAGGATAATGGAAAATAAATGATGATAGATGACAACTAAGAttgacccaaagggtaaaaacggaaccctattactaagactccgctgtccgtctgttaccaggctgtatctcatgaatagatagacagttgaaattttcacagatgatgtatttctgttgccgctataacaacaaatactaaaaacagaataaaataaatatttaagtgaggctcccatacaaaaaacgtgatttttttgccgtttttcgcgtaatagtacgggacccttcgtgcgcgagtccgactcgcacttggccggtttatttattgattttgttCTTATGGCATTCCTATTGTAGTACATACAGAAATATTACCTAtctattttatagttttagggaggtgtttgttaaatagtctaacatatttttttttaacaaaaacagaTGTCTTTAAATAGTTAAGTTTTGTATCTCTATAGGGAATATGAAACAAAActtctgcgtagggggcgccactagcacaaaCAGTAAACGAATctccttgatgcatcaatgtcacatTTACTCGTAACAAATAACCTgtgaaaacttatcaaaaaaCTGTTCATGGTCATGGCATAGTAGATGTtataaattactctatggtttacggtTTGTGCTTGCTGCaaactgcaatgttctgctgccagagtgcagcactagcaacATTGCACTTAAATTCCCTATGAATAAAATTGACCATGAATTTCTGTATTAAaccctcaatttttttttattgtaagtaagcGTAAAATTAAGTGCAGGCGGATAAAATTTGATTTAGGTAAGGACGTAATTACGAAACTTTCT includes:
- the LOC134746759 gene encoding serine/threonine-protein kinase RIO3, with product MSNPWKKVLEPVTAENLSDIMSEQYAKGLQVQEEIKFAELISDQQVSPSSSDDIPPEILQQLQDANLTEYCDSDAIIAKVLQCQFDKEYDDEIKRVEKKRNGDAKVSVSYDNYRNVPENLVYDSDSEDDVEVSAKRDWDRFETNEKEYASLPKRGYIIKDGEMVTKHDSVINGRRNACRIMAFPPEVCTGDGAGFDMKLPNSVYNHLKEQTRHHQSRRHKMLDRKESQATAEMGLDEATRLILFKLINNGMLEDINGIISTGKESVVLHANSDPSFPDMILPKECAIKVFKTTLNEFKTRDKYIKADYRFKDRFSKQNPRKIVHMWAEKEMHNMMRMQKIGLNCPDMICLKKHILVMSFIGRDNKPAPKLRDAILSPEKWESVYKEVVDVVHKLYREGHMIHADLSEYNILWWENKCWFIDVSQSVQPDHPNGLEFLLRDCRNISNFFEKKGVPDVKTAEELFKSITGFEEVDVNLLEGVHTTYNSLSSRFEIAPDDNRNVSYPFEYCWNKSSESKQKSDSDIDSDDDEFEEMWTQSQKVKAVDTTSNFGNEVNFEPTTSIIDKETNFGNVIDVSSVGDIGSTEKEKKS
- the LOC134746840 gene encoding large ribosomal subunit protein eL34-like, with translation MVQRLTFRRRLSYNTKSNQRRIVRTPGGRLVYQYVKKPKKIPRCGNCKSKLRGIQPARPAERSRLCYRKKTVKRAYGGVLCHKCVKQRIVRAFLIEEQKLVKVYKAQQANPRISKKAAK